Proteins encoded together in one Epinephelus lanceolatus isolate andai-2023 chromosome 4, ASM4190304v1, whole genome shotgun sequence window:
- the rabgef1l gene encoding RAB guanine nucleotide exchange factor (GEF) 1, like codes for MMSQRRGIHLDQSELLCKKGCGFYGNTGWQGLCSKCWREENQREKQRQIQEDWALAERLQREEEEAYASRHQKAQSQHTITPFSRFEERKTKEKSSKVNTVTKFFTPSTKTPPKKDAHFDAHSSPSPSSSTSRHSSVDSDHATREFIDFLKPLKSGREIFKQCRAFTESMVYKRDMGADELSECVQDFYQNLSDRLHTQFKGSSDHVESVMDEVEKYMMTRLYKEVFCPETTDDEKKDLAIQKRIRALHWVTIEMLCVPVDEEIAEVSDSVVKAITDVIEMDSKCVPKEKLACITRCSKHIFNAIKISKKEAASADDFLPTLIYIVLKANPPRLQSNIQYITRYSNPSRLMTGEDGYYFTNLCCAVAFIEKLDGQSLNLSSEEFELYMSGQASPHWPPSSEASSCSPGSAALSQVHKRLDLLTGLGERQERVMEKARQLESDLIDWTDEVEQKVQSVLESFPPETQNPPAPSASGTTSASAIDSDNVENEHLPPPLQPQVFAG; via the exons ATGATGAGCCAGCGGCGTGGGATCCATctggaccaatcagagctgCTTTGCAAAAAAGGATGTGGTTTTTATGGCAACACTGGCTGGCAGGGCCTGTGCTCAAAGTGCTGGCGGGAGGAAAATCAACGAGAAAAGCAAAGGCAGATCCAAGAAGACTGGGCACTTGCTGAAAG gctgcagagagaggaagaggaagcttaTGCAAGCAGACATCAGAAAGCCCAATCGCAACATACCATCACACCCTTCAGCCGGTTTGAGGAAAGAAAAACTAAAGAGAAGTCCAGCAAAGTCAACACAGTCACAAAGTTTTTTACTCCTTCCACAAAAACACCACCGAAAAAAG ATGCTCATTTCGATGCTCACTCCAGCCCAAGCCCGAGCTCCTCTACAAGCCGGCATTCCTCTGTGGACAGTGACCATGCAACGCGAGAGTTCATTGATTTCCTCAAGCCTCTGAAATCAGGCAGGGAGATCTTCAAACAGTGCAGGGCCTTCACTGAGAGCATGGTCTATAAGCGG GACATGGGTGCTGATGAGCTGTCAGAGTGTGTGCAGGACTTCTACCAGAACCTCTCAGACCGTCTCCACACCCAGTTTAAAG GTTCATCAGATCACGTAGAGAGTGTTATGGATGAAGTAGAGAAGTACATGATGACTCGTCTCTACAAAGAAGTGTTCTGTCCTGAGACCACAGACGATGAGAAGAAAGATCTGGCCATTCAGAAGAGAATCAG AGCCTTGCATTGGGTCACCATTGAGATGCTGTGTGTTCCCGTAGATGAGGAGATTGCTGAGGTGTCGGACAGTGTAGTCAAAGCCATCACAG ATGTGATTGAAATGGATTCAAAGTGTGTGCCCAAGGAGAAGCTGGCGTGCATCACTCGTTGCAGCAAGCACATCTTCAACGCCATCAAAATCAGCAAGAAAGAGGCGGCATCTGCAGATGACTTCCTTCCCACACTCATCTACATCGTGCTGAAAGCGAACCCTCCGAGACTGCAGTCGAACATCCAGTATATCACCCGCTACAGCAACCCCAGCAGACTGATGACTGGAGAGGATGGTTACTACTTCACTAATCTG TGCTGTGCGGTGGCCTTCATTGAGAAGCTGGATGGCCAGTCTCTGAATTTAAGCTCTGAGGAGTTTGAGCTCTACATGTCTGGTCAGGCATCCCCCCACTGGCCACCATCCAGCGAAGCTTCCTCCTGTTCTCCAGGCAGCGCGGCTCTCAGTCAGGTCCACAAACGGTTGGATCTGCTAACAGGGCTCGGGGAAAGGCAGGAGCGGGTCATGGAGAAGGCTCGCCAGCTGGAGAGCGACCTCATCGACTGGACAGACGAGGTGGAGCAGAAGGTGCAGAGCGTCCTGGAGAGCTTTCcaccagagacacaaaaccctCCTGCACCCTCAGCTAGTGGGACAACTTCTGCATCAGCAATAGACTCTGATAACGTTGAGAATGAGCACCTGCCTCCACCACTGCAGCCACAAGTGTTTGCTGGTTGA